One Chitinophaga parva DNA segment encodes these proteins:
- a CDS encoding glycosyltransferase family 2 protein — protein sequence MKISVVIPTYNRPDHVLQLLQCLAKSVLQPVEVIIVDASEHPLQPADYAGFPGPAVHCLYTRPAVCAQRNAGIAAASGEWIFVCDDDMEVPPDYLSILCDYTTEHTDVVALSGLVLQQEAGQWVDMYPLVSRKELWLKYIFGLGIWGGVHCKNGWGSSYLQRYYARKGNHIAASGWPVLTDFSGAAFVTPVWGLGASLIKKEWLLRLPYDETLDQHGIGDNYGVSIGLPGIHVVQAAFVYHHHAPAQRLQAPVQYYNRVMALDHFIRTRPELRAVSRLAFTWSLLGNFFIFFTAGKGPMARMAFRALRHTLKASSHGT from the coding sequence ATGAAGATCAGTGTAGTGATACCTACGTATAACCGGCCGGATCATGTATTGCAATTGCTGCAATGCCTGGCGAAGTCTGTATTGCAGCCGGTGGAGGTGATCATCGTAGATGCCAGTGAACATCCCCTGCAGCCGGCAGATTATGCAGGGTTTCCGGGGCCGGCTGTACATTGCCTGTATACGCGCCCTGCAGTATGTGCACAACGCAATGCAGGTATTGCCGCGGCCTCGGGAGAATGGATCTTTGTGTGCGATGATGATATGGAAGTACCGCCGGATTATCTTTCCATCCTGTGCGATTATACAACAGAGCATACAGACGTAGTGGCTCTTTCCGGCCTGGTATTGCAGCAGGAAGCCGGCCAGTGGGTGGATATGTACCCGCTGGTATCGCGGAAGGAGTTATGGCTGAAATATATTTTTGGATTGGGCATCTGGGGCGGGGTGCACTGCAAAAATGGCTGGGGCAGCAGCTACCTGCAACGGTACTATGCCCGCAAAGGCAATCACATTGCGGCTTCCGGCTGGCCGGTGCTTACTGATTTCAGCGGGGCCGCATTTGTAACGCCGGTATGGGGCCTGGGCGCCAGCCTTATTAAAAAAGAATGGCTGCTTAGGTTGCCTTATGATGAAACCCTGGACCAGCATGGTATTGGCGATAATTATGGGGTAAGCATTGGCCTGCCCGGCATACACGTGGTGCAGGCCGCCTTTGTATACCATCATCACGCGCCGGCCCAACGCTTGCAGGCGCCCGTGCAATATTATAACCGGGTAATGGCATTGGACCATTTTATCCGCACCCGCCCGGAATTGCGTGCGGTAAGCCGCCTGGCTTTTACCTGGTCACTGCTGGGCAACTTCTTTATTTTTTTTACCGCAGGCAAAGGGCCCATGGCCCGCATGGCATTCCGTGCGCTGCGCCATACTTTAAAAGCTAGCTCCCATGGAACCTGA
- a CDS encoding glycosyltransferase family 9 protein: MEPELIPAHPWKGKRPPQRVLAIRLQAMGDTVVTLPYLQCLRNSLPPGTQLDLLTRKEVSPIPSDLQLFDHVYAIGGKRSHRKQLLLAMLLLPKLWWRRYEVVIDLQHNRVSTLVRKALRPLAWSAFDRYSPRAAGERTRLTIEAAGLGPNHFDAGYTFNASTFDEDAILKACGWDGKSKLVILNPAAAFPTRHWPMAYYVAFAKRWLTAYPDTQFVALGIGFIKERAAFLKTVLGERLLYMIDNTLPSEGFRLLRRAQFVLSEDSGLMHMAWVLNRPTVVLLGGTRSDWVRPQHRHGLVFSSDDLPCGNCMLEACPFGDVHCLTRFTPDLVFEKVNAFIQSLG; the protein is encoded by the coding sequence ATGGAACCTGAGCTGATCCCTGCCCACCCCTGGAAGGGAAAGCGCCCGCCGCAGCGGGTGCTGGCTATCCGCCTGCAAGCCATGGGCGATACCGTGGTCACCTTGCCTTACCTGCAATGCCTGCGTAACAGCTTGCCACCCGGCACGCAGCTGGACCTGCTAACACGAAAGGAAGTAAGCCCCATTCCTTCCGACCTGCAATTATTTGATCACGTATATGCCATTGGCGGAAAGCGGAGCCACCGCAAGCAATTGCTACTGGCCATGTTATTGCTGCCAAAGTTGTGGTGGCGCCGCTATGAAGTGGTGATAGACCTGCAGCACAACCGTGTCAGCACCTTGGTGCGCAAGGCCCTGCGGCCCCTCGCCTGGAGCGCGTTTGACCGCTATTCTCCCCGCGCCGCGGGGGAGCGTACCCGCCTTACGATTGAAGCCGCCGGTCTGGGGCCTAATCATTTTGATGCCGGATATACGTTTAATGCCAGCACGTTTGATGAAGATGCCATCCTCAAAGCCTGTGGCTGGGATGGAAAGAGTAAGCTGGTGATCCTCAACCCAGCGGCTGCTTTTCCTACGCGGCACTGGCCGATGGCATATTACGTGGCTTTTGCAAAACGCTGGCTGACAGCTTACCCGGATACACAGTTCGTTGCACTGGGGATAGGCTTTATCAAAGAACGCGCTGCCTTCCTGAAAACTGTACTGGGAGAGCGGTTGCTGTATATGATCGATAACACATTGCCCAGTGAGGGCTTCCGGCTTTTGCGCCGTGCACAGTTCGTGCTCTCGGAAGATTCAGGGCTTATGCATATGGCCTGGGTACTGAACCGGCCCACGGTAGTATTGCTGGGCGGTACCCGTAGTGATTGGGTAAGGCCGCAGCACCGGCATGGTCTGGTATTCAGTTCGGACGACCTACCCTGTGGCAACTGCATGCTGGAAGCCTGTCCTTTTGGCGATGTGCATTGCCTCACGCGCTTTACACCGGATCTTGTTTTTGAAAAAGTGAATGCATTTATACAAAGCCTTGGATAA
- a CDS encoding glycosyltransferase family 4 protein encodes MDKQTLVILTPAFPANESPEETVWLPAQQALVRALNRQYPDVEVVLLSFEFPLQRKEYLWHGNTVIPFGGGNRGRGHNWRVWVQVFNTLRRLQRTRKVTGLLSFWWAECAFVGSLFARTHGLPHYCWLCGQDARAGNRFVKRLRPRPGELVAMSDFLQRSFAQHYGIRPAHLIPDAIDTSLFAPFTGPRDIDLMAAGGLSPLKQFDTFVELVQQVKAARGAVHAVLCGGGLEEEKLRRQSVSLGLTSGLQMTGYLPQAEVLALMQRTKVFLHTSSYEGFGNVCIEALYAGAHVISFTQPMDAAIPHWHIVKTKAEMLEKALALLNDNGNDYTPVLPFDMNDTARSFMQLFESSSTTSQC; translated from the coding sequence TTGGATAAACAAACACTGGTCATATTAACACCTGCATTCCCGGCCAATGAAAGCCCGGAAGAAACCGTATGGCTGCCGGCGCAACAGGCGCTGGTACGGGCCTTGAACCGGCAGTACCCGGACGTGGAGGTGGTATTGCTCAGTTTCGAGTTTCCCTTGCAGCGTAAAGAATACCTGTGGCATGGCAATACCGTGATACCCTTTGGGGGCGGCAACCGGGGCAGGGGGCACAACTGGCGGGTGTGGGTGCAGGTATTCAACACCTTGCGCCGCCTGCAACGCACCCGCAAGGTAACAGGCCTGTTAAGTTTTTGGTGGGCGGAATGTGCCTTTGTAGGCAGCCTGTTTGCCCGCACCCACGGATTACCACACTACTGCTGGCTTTGCGGACAGGATGCACGGGCAGGCAACCGTTTTGTAAAACGCCTCCGCCCTAGACCAGGAGAGCTGGTGGCCATGTCTGATTTCCTGCAACGCAGTTTTGCACAGCATTACGGCATCCGCCCGGCCCACCTCATCCCGGATGCCATTGACACCAGCTTGTTTGCCCCATTCACCGGCCCGCGGGATATAGACCTGATGGCCGCTGGCGGCCTTTCCCCACTCAAGCAGTTTGACACGTTCGTGGAGCTTGTACAGCAGGTAAAGGCTGCGCGGGGTGCCGTACACGCCGTGCTTTGCGGGGGAGGGCTGGAAGAAGAAAAGCTGCGGCGGCAAAGCGTTTCGCTGGGTTTAACATCCGGCCTGCAAATGACCGGCTACCTACCGCAAGCCGAAGTACTGGCCCTGATGCAGCGCACCAAAGTGTTCCTGCATACCTCCAGCTATGAAGGCTTTGGCAATGTGTGCATAGAAGCACTGTACGCCGGCGCCCATGTGATCAGCTTCACGCAGCCAATGGATGCGGCTATACCGCATTGGCACATCGTAAAAACAAAAGCGGAAATGCTGGAGAAGGCCCTGGCATTGTTGAATGATAACGGTAACGACTACACGCCGGTGCTGCCGTTTGATATGAATGATACGGCCCGTTCTTTTATGCAGTTGTTTGAAAGTTCCAGCACCACATCACAGTGTTGA
- a CDS encoding ATP-binding cassette domain-containing protein, whose product MQRLFKNIWSLLIPVERKRVAFFVAGNTAVNLLDIACIACLLLVVKRYTNGQLQSLWPALGLAGLFILKHVTGHALYRHQVKTMNRIANRLSEANLAAYLHGSYQQFAGKDSSIFIRRIIHQPTEFAQYVLLNAQQLLSESMMVVFAVTALCWYNARLLGIITVALLPPALLLLMLTRRRLRRVKGQVKTLAARSLQYLREALGGFVEINVFRKHAYFIRRHAATQAELGHSIAQMQITQDLPGRVFEVFAILGLFLLVAAVRHSDAGYLVLIGAFMAAAYKIIPGISRIINLGTQLKAYQYSMDDLEAAPTAHAGTLPSPVVTLEAVGFAYPHATVLRGLDYQFKAGCLYGISGPSGQGKTTLFNLIAGFLEPGTGRIYSPRDLAYAKQEPFLLHTTIANNIVLFEENYDARKLQRVAALAGFSFPEGLEKMILEGGKNISGGQRQRIALARVLYKDAPVLLLDEPFSELDPASETLLLQHLRALAATGKTILLISHNPEAFQHCDVVLELSNNCIKERAVSFISNGSTGV is encoded by the coding sequence ATGCAACGGCTGTTTAAGAACATATGGTCCCTGCTGATACCCGTGGAAAGAAAGCGGGTAGCCTTCTTCGTGGCGGGCAATACGGCTGTGAACCTGCTGGACATTGCCTGCATCGCCTGCCTGCTGCTGGTAGTGAAGCGCTATACGAATGGGCAGTTACAGTCTTTATGGCCGGCACTGGGACTGGCAGGCCTGTTTATATTAAAACATGTCACAGGCCATGCTTTGTACCGGCACCAGGTAAAGACCATGAACCGCATTGCTAACCGGCTGTCTGAAGCAAACCTGGCCGCTTATCTCCATGGCAGCTACCAGCAGTTCGCCGGTAAGGATTCTTCCATTTTCATCCGCCGCATTATCCACCAGCCCACGGAGTTTGCGCAATATGTGTTGCTCAATGCACAGCAGTTGCTTTCAGAAAGTATGATGGTCGTTTTTGCCGTAACGGCGCTGTGCTGGTACAATGCCAGGTTGCTGGGCATCATCACTGTCGCCTTACTGCCGCCCGCCTTGTTGCTGCTAATGCTTACCCGTCGCCGGTTGCGGCGGGTAAAGGGGCAGGTGAAAACGCTGGCAGCACGCTCCCTTCAATATTTGCGGGAAGCACTGGGCGGTTTTGTAGAGATCAATGTATTCCGCAAACATGCCTACTTCATCCGCCGGCACGCCGCCACCCAGGCGGAGCTGGGTCATAGCATTGCGCAAATGCAGATCACACAGGACCTGCCCGGCCGCGTGTTTGAAGTATTTGCCATCCTCGGTTTGTTCCTGCTGGTGGCGGCCGTGCGTCATAGTGATGCCGGCTACCTGGTGCTAATAGGTGCTTTTATGGCAGCAGCGTATAAGATCATTCCCGGCATTTCCCGGATCATTAACCTGGGCACGCAACTGAAAGCATACCAGTACAGCATGGATGACCTGGAAGCCGCACCCACCGCACATGCCGGCACGCTGCCCTCACCGGTGGTCACATTGGAAGCGGTGGGCTTTGCTTACCCACATGCCACGGTGTTGCGGGGACTGGATTACCAGTTCAAAGCCGGTTGCCTGTACGGCATCAGCGGGCCATCCGGGCAGGGTAAGACCACCCTGTTCAATCTCATAGCCGGTTTCCTGGAGCCCGGTACCGGCCGGATCTACAGCCCGCGGGACCTTGCCTATGCCAAACAAGAGCCATTCCTGCTACATACCACTATTGCCAATAACATTGTACTGTTCGAAGAAAATTACGACGCCCGGAAACTCCAGCGGGTAGCAGCGCTGGCCGGGTTTTCATTTCCCGAAGGGTTGGAAAAAATGATCCTGGAAGGAGGGAAAAATATCAGCGGGGGGCAGCGGCAACGCATTGCCCTCGCCCGTGTATTGTATAAAGATGCGCCAGTGCTCCTTCTCGATGAGCCGTTCAGTGAACTGGATCCCGCCTCTGAAACCTTGCTACTGCAGCATTTGCGGGCGCTGGCCGCCACCGGGAAAACCATCCTCCTCATCTCCCATAACCCGGAGGCCTTTCAACACTGTGATGTGGTGCTGGAACTTTCAAACAACTGCATAAAAGAACGGGCCGTATCATTCATATCAAACGGCAGCACCGGCGTGTAG
- a CDS encoding O-antigen ligase family protein has translation MHRNELPTALYFERIYVVLTAALLLSTVVGDTWVAFNSICTILLTLTWLVEGGFRQKWQRLKSVHIVYFVAFFFLLYLTSFLTSANKREAFSMLQREFILAFIFFSKKPFSPVQVAGLLKGFVYAALVYMGAALLLATVQYFRLHDTGVFIYHALAGQVGSTAIFSSMLCVVAVAVLLFLPMSPGRKLLLYICFSIFILLLASRMFLFIHLVISGVHAFTLLKLRWKLVAVGALVALLLPVALVPNPVRARFQDMTRFQAGYLTQKDFNQGMYFDGLSLRVLYIRYSFEIMQEHHRYLVGVGSGDAAQLLRDKIRAYHMYDGDGSDGSGGGYLQYSFHDAYLESFVAFGIIGVVALVLLYGYIGYYGITRKVSLLRDLCIIIVCASFTDVIVINNQCDLALVLTICYLGFIYKQDATAV, from the coding sequence ATGCACAGGAATGAACTGCCTACCGCCTTGTACTTTGAGCGCATTTACGTGGTGCTCACCGCCGCCCTGCTGCTCTCCACCGTGGTGGGCGATACCTGGGTGGCGTTCAACAGTATCTGTACCATCCTGCTTACCCTTACCTGGCTGGTGGAAGGGGGCTTCCGCCAAAAGTGGCAGCGCCTGAAAAGCGTGCACATCGTGTATTTCGTGGCCTTCTTCTTTCTATTGTACCTCACCAGCTTCCTTACGTCTGCTAATAAACGCGAGGCCTTCTCCATGCTGCAGCGGGAATTTATCCTTGCCTTTATCTTCTTTTCCAAAAAACCATTTTCACCAGTACAGGTGGCGGGGCTGCTGAAGGGCTTTGTATACGCTGCGCTGGTTTATATGGGCGCAGCGCTCCTGCTGGCCACCGTACAATATTTCCGCCTGCACGATACCGGCGTGTTCATATACCATGCACTGGCCGGGCAGGTAGGCTCCACGGCTATTTTCAGCTCCATGCTGTGCGTGGTAGCCGTGGCGGTGCTGCTTTTCCTGCCCATGTCCCCCGGGCGCAAATTGCTGCTCTATATTTGCTTCAGTATTTTCATCCTGCTGCTGGCCTCCCGCATGTTCCTATTCATCCACCTGGTGATCTCCGGCGTACATGCGTTTACGTTATTAAAGCTCCGGTGGAAGCTGGTAGCGGTGGGCGCCCTGGTAGCGTTGTTACTGCCCGTCGCCCTGGTGCCCAACCCTGTGCGGGCCCGTTTCCAGGACATGACGCGCTTCCAGGCGGGCTACCTCACCCAAAAAGACTTCAACCAGGGCATGTACTTCGATGGGCTGAGCCTGCGGGTACTTTACATCCGTTATTCTTTTGAAATTATGCAGGAGCACCACCGCTACCTGGTAGGCGTAGGCAGCGGGGATGCAGCCCAGCTGCTGCGGGACAAGATCCGCGCTTACCACATGTATGATGGTGACGGCAGCGATGGCAGCGGTGGCGGCTACCTGCAATATTCCTTCCACGATGCTTACCTGGAAAGCTTTGTGGCCTTTGGCATCATCGGGGTAGTAGCCCTTGTACTGCTTTACGGCTACATTGGCTATTACGGCATCACCCGCAAAGTGTCCCTGTTACGGGATCTGTGCATCATCATTGTGTGCGCTTCCTTTACAGATGTGATCGTGATCAATAACCAGTGCGACCTGGCCCTGGTGCTCACCATTTGTTACCTGGGTTTTATTTATAAACAAGATGCAACGGCTGTTTAA
- a CDS encoding glycosyltransferase family 4 protein, which translates to MKVLFISRATLYTARGGDTVQILHTARCLRQLGVEVDIALSSDKQINYEAYQLLHFFNIIRPADIIYHADKSGLPYVVSPIYLSYEDIPKTYKHPLYRVLGLFNKHKQEYLKTVGRSFKNGEKVISWKYLFLGHRQAIAYILRRCAYLLPNSCSEYARLKNDFPEAGRFAVVPNSIDTTVFHIAAAPVKRKPALLCVARIEPIKNQLNIINALRETGTPITFVGDAAPNHSAYYQECRRAAYDNVQFISHQEPAMVATLYQQYKTHILASWFETTGLSSLEAAACGCTLVVSEKGDTREYFSGHVQYCHPGNPQSIRSAVEQALQTAADPLFASRIALENNWDMTALKTLEVYKKVMDAQE; encoded by the coding sequence ATGAAAGTGTTATTCATCAGCAGGGCTACCCTGTACACAGCAAGAGGGGGTGATACGGTGCAGATACTGCATACTGCCCGTTGCCTGCGCCAGTTGGGCGTGGAGGTGGATATTGCCCTGAGCAGTGATAAGCAAATTAACTACGAGGCCTACCAGCTGTTACACTTTTTCAATATCATCCGCCCGGCGGACATCATTTATCATGCAGATAAAAGTGGCCTGCCCTACGTGGTATCGCCCATTTACCTGAGCTACGAGGACATTCCCAAAACCTACAAGCACCCGCTGTACCGGGTACTGGGCCTGTTTAACAAGCACAAACAGGAGTACCTGAAGACAGTGGGCCGCAGCTTTAAGAACGGGGAAAAAGTGATCTCCTGGAAATACCTTTTCCTTGGCCACCGCCAGGCTATTGCCTACATCCTGCGCCGGTGCGCCTACCTGCTGCCCAACTCCTGCAGTGAATATGCCCGCCTGAAAAATGATTTCCCGGAAGCAGGCCGCTTTGCAGTGGTGCCCAACTCTATTGACACCACGGTGTTCCATATAGCCGCCGCCCCGGTAAAACGCAAGCCTGCACTGCTTTGCGTGGCCAGGATAGAACCCATCAAAAACCAGCTCAACATCATCAACGCCCTCCGCGAAACCGGCACACCTATCACATTTGTGGGCGATGCGGCGCCTAATCACAGCGCTTATTACCAGGAATGCAGGCGTGCTGCCTATGACAATGTACAATTCATCTCCCACCAGGAACCCGCCATGGTAGCAACCTTGTACCAGCAGTATAAAACGCATATCCTGGCCAGCTGGTTTGAGACCACCGGCCTCAGTTCACTGGAAGCAGCCGCCTGCGGCTGCACCCTCGTGGTATCTGAAAAAGGAGACACGCGGGAATATTTCTCCGGTCATGTGCAATACTGCCACCCCGGCAACCCGCAAAGCATACGCAGTGCCGTGGAACAGGCACTGCAAACCGCCGCTGACCCGCTGTTTGCCAGCCGCATTGCCCTGGAAAATAACTGGGACATGACGGCACTTAAAACATTGGAAGTTTATAAAAAAGTAATGGATGCACAGGAATGA